A stretch of the Oenococcus sp. UCMA 16435 genome encodes the following:
- a CDS encoding LacI family transcriptional regulator: MVAKLQDVAKRAGVTITTVSRVLNDFPHVSKKTHDKVYAAIRALNYHPNALARSLQGKSSKFIGLIFPTIANPFFSELSNELEVKLSAKGYKIIIASSANNVEAERRYLGMLAANMVEGIITGSHNLGVEEYDQVNMPIVSFDCFLSDKIPIVSSDNLNGGKLATQYLIDQGAKKIAIITDDDDSKSPTSLRAIGALNPIHKANIQAEEFAFPDAHFTEEEKSEELKDLLSGNKFDGIFANNDTTALQINKIIKENHFKKIPVIGYDGTAFIRLYLTDIATIVQPTSQIADALIDLLFKRIEKPDLHFANPPLLPVELFKS; encoded by the coding sequence ATGGTTGCAAAATTACAAGACGTTGCTAAAAGGGCTGGCGTCACAATCACGACGGTTTCGCGTGTCCTAAACGATTTTCCACACGTTTCCAAAAAAACTCACGATAAGGTCTATGCAGCAATTAGAGCGTTAAACTATCATCCGAATGCTTTGGCGCGTTCGCTGCAAGGGAAATCATCAAAGTTTATCGGTCTAATTTTCCCAACAATTGCAAATCCCTTTTTCTCGGAACTTTCAAACGAATTAGAAGTTAAGCTTTCAGCTAAGGGATATAAGATTATTATTGCCAGTTCGGCAAACAATGTCGAGGCAGAAAGACGTTATCTTGGAATGCTGGCTGCCAATATGGTTGAAGGAATTATCACCGGCTCGCACAATCTTGGTGTTGAAGAATATGATCAGGTAAATATGCCGATTGTTTCTTTTGACTGTTTTTTGTCGGATAAAATTCCAATCGTTTCTTCAGACAACCTCAATGGTGGAAAATTGGCTACTCAGTATTTGATTGATCAAGGAGCCAAAAAAATCGCCATTATTACTGATGACGACGATTCAAAGTCTCCAACTTCTTTGCGGGCAATTGGTGCTTTAAACCCAATTCATAAAGCAAATATTCAAGCTGAAGAATTTGCTTTTCCGGATGCTCACTTCACAGAAGAAGAAAAATCCGAAGAGCTAAAGGACTTACTTTCTGGAAACAAGTTTGATGGTATTTTTGCCAACAATGATACGACCGCTCTTCAAATCAATAAAATTATTAAAGAGAACCATTTTAAAAAGATTCCTGTAATCGGTTATGATGGTACGGCTTTTATCCGTCTGTATCTCACTGACATTGCGACAATCGTCCAGCCAACTTCCCAAATTGCCGATGCTTTGATTGATCTGCTTTTTAAACGGATAGAAAAACCGGATCTACATTTTGCCAATCCTCCATTACTTCCAGTTGAATTATTTAAAAGTTAA
- a CDS encoding aminopeptidase P family protein produces MIKFNQTRLNKLQETLVDKQIDFAFISDYKTIQYITGFGSNPYERILAMIVFADKDPFIFAPALEVEVVKSVGWPYDLYGYQDNEDGLKMIYDHIKERISNPKKIATEQGNLTLFSFNRLHEAFPDADYSFNLTPVVEHQRLLKDEDEIKKLEQAGRDADLAFEAGFKALKVGKTELQIAAELEFATKNRNVSEMSFGTLVQTAEHAADPHGETSDLTLKNNSLVLFDLGTVYKGYISDASRTVALGTPSDHMREVHQVVLEAQLAAQAAVKPGVTASSLDKIARDIIEKAGYGQYFIHRLGHGMGMSEHEYPSIMQGNDLVLEPGMCFSLEPGIYIPGDLGVRIEDCVHVTENGCQPFTHMNKKLQLF; encoded by the coding sequence ATGATTAAATTCAATCAGACAAGACTAAATAAACTGCAAGAAACCCTTGTCGACAAACAGATCGACTTCGCTTTTATTTCAGACTACAAAACAATTCAATATATCACCGGATTTGGTTCCAATCCTTACGAAAGAATTTTGGCAATGATTGTCTTTGCCGATAAAGACCCCTTTATTTTCGCACCGGCCTTGGAGGTTGAAGTTGTCAAATCGGTTGGCTGGCCCTACGATCTATATGGCTACCAAGATAATGAAGATGGCTTAAAAATGATCTACGACCACATCAAAGAACGAATCAGCAATCCAAAAAAAATAGCAACCGAGCAGGGAAATTTAACTCTATTTAGTTTTAATCGACTCCATGAAGCCTTTCCAGATGCCGATTATTCATTTAATTTAACACCGGTTGTCGAGCATCAGCGCCTGCTTAAAGACGAAGATGAAATAAAGAAATTGGAGCAAGCCGGTAGGGATGCCGATTTGGCCTTTGAAGCCGGTTTTAAAGCATTAAAAGTTGGTAAAACGGAACTTCAAATTGCTGCTGAGCTTGAGTTCGCAACGAAAAACCGCAACGTTTCGGAAATGTCCTTTGGTACTCTGGTTCAGACAGCCGAGCATGCTGCCGATCCGCACGGAGAAACATCGGACTTGACATTAAAAAACAATTCATTGGTTCTATTTGACTTAGGTACTGTTTATAAGGGGTATATCTCAGATGCCAGCCGAACGGTTGCCCTGGGCACACCAAGCGATCATATGCGGGAAGTTCATCAGGTTGTTCTGGAAGCTCAATTGGCAGCTCAAGCAGCAGTCAAACCAGGTGTAACTGCTTCATCATTAGACAAAATAGCTCGCGATATTATTGAAAAAGCCGGCTATGGACAATATTTCATTCACCGATTAGGGCATGGAATGGGCATGTCCGAACACGAATACCCTTCAATTATGCAAGGAAACGATCTCGTCTTGGAACCGGGAATGTGCTTTAGCCTTGAGCCAGGGATCTATATTCCTGGAGATTTAGGAGTCCGCATCGAAGACTGCGTTCATGTAACTGAAAATGGCTGCCAGCCATTCACACATATGAATAAAAAGTTGCAGTTATTTTAA
- a CDS encoding phosphoglycerate dehydrogenase translates to MTKLLLLQKIKDQDLAQIRRDFPDLELISVDQMTDELVDQIEIVYGQFSQFQKGYGFSPWFGKVVPNGKSLKWVQTISAGIDFLPLDQLAKRGIVVSNMSGLHSEAISENVLAYILVLNRGLKFALANQIKQSWNFNFPKIKQLQDKKILIFGTGAIGSAVAKLLQAFNVEVIGVNRHGKDLQYFDQVITHDQLRNFADADYLISDMPLTAQTRGYFNLDFFSLFKKQPIFINVGRGPSVIEKDLAKALEDNILSGAALDVFDHEPLASDSPLWKMENVIVTPHSSALLEHFQRDAYKIFGPNLKSYLANGKLAVNEVNLKEGY, encoded by the coding sequence ATGACAAAATTATTGTTGCTGCAAAAAATTAAAGATCAGGATCTTGCACAGATTCGTCGTGACTTTCCTGATCTTGAGCTGATCAGTGTTGACCAGATGACTGATGAATTGGTTGATCAAATTGAAATTGTTTATGGTCAATTTAGCCAGTTTCAAAAGGGCTATGGCTTTAGTCCTTGGTTTGGTAAAGTCGTTCCAAACGGTAAATCCCTAAAATGGGTTCAAACAATTTCCGCTGGCATTGATTTTTTGCCTCTTGATCAATTGGCCAAACGTGGAATCGTGGTTTCGAATATGAGTGGCCTTCATTCTGAAGCGATTTCGGAAAATGTTCTGGCTTACATTTTAGTTTTGAATCGTGGTTTAAAATTTGCCCTTGCAAATCAGATAAAGCAAAGTTGGAATTTTAATTTTCCGAAAATAAAACAGCTGCAGGATAAGAAAATTCTTATTTTCGGAACCGGTGCAATTGGTTCGGCAGTGGCTAAACTATTACAGGCTTTCAATGTTGAAGTTATTGGTGTTAATCGTCATGGAAAGGATCTCCAATATTTTGATCAAGTCATCACTCATGACCAATTGAGAAATTTTGCGGATGCCGATTATTTGATCAGTGATATGCCGTTGACAGCACAAACCCGCGGTTATTTCAATTTGGATTTCTTCTCGCTATTTAAAAAACAACCGATTTTTATCAACGTTGGTCGTGGTCCGAGTGTTATCGAGAAGGACTTAGCTAAAGCTTTGGAAGATAATATCTTATCTGGTGCCGCTTTGGATGTTTTTGATCATGAGCCGCTTGCGAGTGATTCACCGCTTTGGAAAATGGAAAATGTGATCGTTACCCCTCATTCTTCGGCGCTTTTGGAACATTTCCAACGCGATGCCTATAAAATTTTCGGACCAAACTTAAAAAGTTATTTGGCCAATGGTAAACTGGCCGTTAACGAAGTTAATTTAAAAGAAGGCTATTAA
- a CDS encoding proline iminopeptidase-family hydrolase: protein MKHQTKILHLKNGYDIWSASFGNPNAPIKLLTLHGGPGGTSKEFWPWAENFQKYVGMDVQVFTYDQLGSFWSESPDWAKQENVDKFLNYQYYLDELEEVRSLLGLDHFYLLGHSWGGVLTYEYSLAHPEHLKGSVVYSMTDNIKDYVTSINQERLDLLGQGEVDYMKSVEAKGDFSDPRYHADVNKLYKENIERTSTYDPDAGPDLLATDVYNHFQGNNEFVVTGILKDWNIRPRLRNIKIPMLLTTGEKDTMPVWSMEETAKTIPGAELFVNKDGGHHHAVDHPVEFYNNLAAFLKRTEAAQ, encoded by the coding sequence ATGAAACATCAGACAAAGATTTTGCATTTAAAAAACGGTTATGATATTTGGTCGGCTTCTTTTGGAAATCCGAATGCGCCGATTAAATTGTTAACTCTTCATGGCGGACCCGGCGGAACTTCCAAAGAATTCTGGCCATGGGCAGAAAATTTTCAAAAATATGTTGGTATGGATGTTCAAGTATTCACTTATGACCAGCTTGGTTCTTTCTGGTCGGAATCACCCGACTGGGCGAAGCAAGAAAACGTTGATAAATTTTTGAACTACCAATATTATTTGGATGAACTCGAAGAAGTTCGTTCTTTATTGGGCCTTGACCATTTTTATTTGTTGGGACATTCCTGGGGTGGCGTATTGACCTATGAATATAGTTTGGCCCATCCTGAACATCTAAAAGGTTCTGTTGTTTATTCGATGACGGATAACATTAAGGATTACGTCACATCGATTAATCAAGAACGCTTGGACTTACTTGGCCAGGGTGAAGTGGATTATATGAAATCAGTTGAAGCCAAGGGGGATTTTTCCGATCCTCGCTATCATGCCGATGTAAATAAGCTATACAAAGAGAATATTGAAAGAACGTCAACATATGATCCTGATGCCGGTCCGGATCTTTTAGCAACCGATGTTTATAATCATTTTCAAGGAAATAATGAATTTGTCGTCACCGGTATTTTAAAAGATTGGAATATTCGTCCACGACTGCGCAATATTAAAATTCCAATGCTTTTAACGACTGGCGAAAAAGATACGATGCCAGTTTGGTCGATGGAGGAGACAGCAAAAACAATTCCCGGCGCGGAACTTTTCGTTAACAAAGACGGCGGTCATCATCACGCAGTTGATCATCCAGTTGAATTTTATAATAATTTAGCCGCCTTTCTTAAGCGAACCGAGGCAGCTCAATAA
- the ruvA gene encoding Holliday junction branch migration protein RuvA has translation MYDFLTGIIKTIAASYVGIDVKGIGFRVFMPNPYEYNQNDQTTIFTEQIVRDNEISLYGFRTVDERNLFQKLLNVSGIGPKSALAIIAGGDRDGLIAAVENGKPKYLTKFPGIGNKTAQQIVLDLKGKLGDFSKNTLPMKNLLENSAELDDALAALEALGFSSKEVNRIGQKLADLGKLTTDAYIQKGLKLLTK, from the coding sequence ATGTATGACTTTTTAACGGGAATTATTAAAACGATCGCGGCTAGTTACGTAGGCATCGATGTTAAGGGAATCGGTTTTCGCGTTTTCATGCCGAATCCTTATGAATATAATCAAAACGATCAAACGACGATTTTTACCGAACAAATTGTTCGTGATAATGAAATTAGCCTTTATGGTTTTAGAACAGTTGATGAACGGAATCTTTTTCAAAAGTTGCTCAATGTTTCCGGAATTGGTCCAAAATCAGCTTTGGCAATCATTGCTGGTGGCGACCGTGATGGATTAATTGCTGCTGTCGAGAATGGCAAGCCGAAATATTTAACTAAGTTTCCAGGCATTGGCAATAAAACTGCTCAACAGATTGTGCTGGATTTAAAAGGAAAATTGGGTGATTTTTCTAAAAATACCCTTCCAATGAAAAACCTATTAGAAAATTCTGCTGAATTGGACGATGCTCTAGCCGCTCTGGAGGCATTAGGCTTCTCTTCAAAAGAAGTTAACAGAATCGGTCAAAAATTAGCTGATTTGGGCAAATTAACGACTGATGCATATATTCAAAAAGGACTTAAACTATTAACTAAATGA
- the ruvB gene encoding Holliday junction branch migration DNA helicase RuvB, with product MNDEDQKILDAKPIAADAESELTLRPRYLREYIGQKEIKDQLSVYLKAAKQRNEALDHVLLFGPPGLGKTTLAIVIANEMGAKIKTTSGPAIEKTGDLVALLNELTAGDILFIDEIHRLPKAVEEVLYSAMEDFYVDIVVGQGETAHAIHFPLPPFTLIGATTRAGMLSAPLRDRFGIVAHMQFYPVSDLKLIAKRSAEIFDTSIAGSGAAELALRSRGTPRIVNRLLKRVRDFAQVDGKETIDEQTVDNALNKLHVDARGLDETDLKYLNTLIQQYKGGPAGVNALASNIGEDSETVEEMIEPYLLQIGFIQRTPRGRQATQAAYEHLQIPYQTGLS from the coding sequence ATGAATGACGAAGATCAAAAAATTTTAGATGCAAAACCAATTGCGGCCGATGCTGAATCCGAATTGACATTGAGGCCAAGATATTTGCGGGAATATATCGGCCAAAAGGAAATTAAAGATCAATTATCGGTTTATTTAAAAGCTGCCAAACAGCGGAACGAAGCACTTGACCATGTTTTGCTTTTTGGGCCGCCAGGATTAGGCAAGACGACTCTGGCGATTGTAATTGCCAACGAGATGGGAGCAAAAATCAAAACAACTTCGGGACCAGCGATTGAAAAAACTGGTGATTTAGTGGCTTTATTAAATGAATTGACTGCTGGTGATATTTTATTTATTGACGAAATTCATCGTTTACCAAAGGCAGTTGAAGAAGTTCTTTATTCGGCGATGGAAGATTTTTATGTCGATATTGTTGTTGGCCAGGGTGAAACAGCTCATGCAATTCATTTTCCCTTGCCGCCTTTTACTTTAATTGGTGCGACTACGAGAGCTGGAATGCTTTCGGCGCCTCTAAGGGATCGTTTCGGTATTGTCGCTCACATGCAATTTTATCCGGTTAGCGATTTAAAATTAATAGCCAAACGTTCGGCGGAAATTTTCGATACTTCAATTGCCGGGTCCGGTGCCGCTGAATTAGCTTTACGTTCGCGAGGAACGCCGAGGATTGTCAACCGATTATTAAAAAGGGTTCGCGACTTTGCCCAAGTTGACGGTAAAGAAACGATTGACGAACAGACTGTCGATAACGCATTAAACAAATTACACGTCGATGCCCGTGGATTAGATGAGACGGATTTAAAGTATCTTAATACTTTGATACAACAATACAAAGGCGGCCCGGCTGGTGTTAATGCCCTTGCTTCTAACATTGGCGAGGATAGCGAAACGGTCGAAGAAATGATTGAACCTTATTTACTCCAAATTGGTTTTATTCAGAGGACCCCTCGTGGCCGTCAAGCAACTCAAGCGGCTTATGAGCATTTGCAGATTCCTTATCAAACCGGTTTGTCCTAA
- the queA gene encoding tRNA preQ1(34) S-adenosylmethionine ribosyltransferase-isomerase QueA, whose amino-acid sequence MTEEKVPHYTLSDFDYDLPHELIAQTPLKQRDASRLLLLNARTGAYEDKHFYDIIDYLNPGDALVMNNSRVIPARLHGWRPETKGHVEVLLLRQDHGDVWETLIKPAKKFPVGSVIDFGNENETIMTGKVVGELEHGGRYVEFQYDGIFMELLDKLGEMPLPPYIKEKLKDQERYQTVYSKVEGSAAAPTAGLHWTPELLDKVRAKGIKTIELTLHVGLGTFRPVEEENIDEHKMHSEFYQLSQDAADQINQVRNNGGRIVATGTTTIRTLETIGHKFNGDQYGGNVQADSGWTDIFIKPGFKWTTVDAFITNFHLPKSTLVMLVAAFTGRENILNAYQHAIKEKYRFFSFGDAMFIHK is encoded by the coding sequence ATGACTGAAGAAAAAGTACCACACTATACTTTGAGTGATTTTGATTATGATTTACCACACGAATTAATTGCTCAGACGCCTTTAAAACAGCGAGATGCCTCACGTTTGCTTCTTTTAAATGCTCGGACAGGTGCCTATGAAGACAAACATTTTTATGATATTATCGATTATCTAAATCCTGGAGATGCACTTGTAATGAATAATTCGCGTGTGATTCCGGCTCGTTTGCATGGGTGGCGGCCTGAAACCAAGGGACATGTTGAAGTGCTTTTATTAAGACAGGACCATGGGGATGTTTGGGAAACCTTGATTAAACCGGCTAAAAAATTCCCGGTTGGTTCCGTGATTGATTTCGGCAATGAGAATGAAACGATCATGACCGGAAAGGTTGTTGGCGAACTTGAACACGGTGGCCGTTATGTAGAATTCCAATATGATGGAATTTTTATGGAATTATTGGATAAGCTTGGCGAAATGCCGCTTCCACCATACATTAAAGAAAAATTAAAGGATCAGGAACGTTATCAAACAGTATATTCAAAGGTTGAAGGATCTGCGGCAGCTCCGACTGCCGGCTTGCACTGGACGCCGGAGCTGCTTGATAAAGTTCGCGCAAAGGGAATTAAAACAATTGAATTGACTTTGCATGTCGGTCTTGGAACTTTCCGCCCGGTTGAAGAAGAAAATATTGACGAACATAAAATGCATTCCGAGTTTTATCAATTGAGTCAAGATGCAGCCGATCAAATTAACCAAGTTCGCAATAATGGCGGTCGGATTGTTGCTACCGGTACGACAACGATTCGGACATTGGAAACAATCGGACATAAATTTAATGGAGATCAATATGGTGGCAATGTTCAGGCTGATTCCGGCTGGACCGATATATTTATCAAGCCTGGTTTTAAGTGGACAACCGTGGATGCTTTTATTACGAATTTTCATTTACCGAAATCGACACTTGTTATGCTGGTTGCTGCGTT